The Oncorhynchus tshawytscha isolate Ot180627B linkage group LG32, Otsh_v2.0, whole genome shotgun sequence genome includes a region encoding these proteins:
- the LOC112230288 gene encoding uncharacterized protein LOC112230288: MEMLLHWCLLSIGFSLSTSTTATEAILWVKTGEKFTMKCSTTLKDQEGMYLYVGLDRDREVLYYHQSDSKLTLRKGYWDRVKTEGPVDQLTITVSNLTIEDTGVYWCVYTNVNKSTFNHFIIQGKGSTLVVVNDDVLQLPCPKATAVTLTPFHPANEKPCPSGVVNIIIISILTILLCVIFLIWVAPLVKRCCKQGGSTPQVIPESVYEDMARNHTSPPDTQVESNPYSVSSKRGSRTTE; this comes from the exons ATGGAGATGTTACTGCACTGGTGTCTGCTGTCGATCGGTTTCTCTCTCAGCACATCGACCACAGCAACAG AAGCCATTCTCTGGGTGAAAACAGGGGAGAAGTTTACCATGAAGTGCTCCACCACTCTAAAAGACCAGGAAGGAATGTACCTGTATGTTGGgctggacagggacagggaggtgTTGTATTACCACCAGAGTGACTCCAAGCTGACCCTCAGGAAAGGCTACTGGGACAGAGTGAAGACTGAGGGACCTGTGGACCAACTGACCATCACCGTCAGTAACCTGACCATAGAGGACACAGGAGTCTACTGGTGTGTTTATACAAATGTCAACAAATCCACGTTCAATCATTTTATCATCCAAGGCAAAGGCTCCACTCTGGTGGTGGTGAATG ACGATGTCCTACAGCTGCCATGTCCTAAAGCTACTGCAGTAACGCTGACCCCCTTTCACCCAGCCAATGAGAAGCCGTGCCCATCTGGCGTGGTAAACATCATCATCATTAGCATCTTGACCATCCTGCTGTGTGTCATCTTCCTCATCTGGGTTGCTCCACTG GTGAAGAGGTGCTGTAAACAGGGAGGATCCACACCCCAGGTCATTCCTGAGAGTGTCTATGAAGACATGGCCCGGAATCACACTTCTCCACCTGACACACAGGTAGAATCGAACCCCTATTCTGTGTCTTCCAAAAGAGGAAGTAGGACCACTGAGTAG